The following proteins come from a genomic window of Lemur catta isolate mLemCat1 chromosome 4, mLemCat1.pri, whole genome shotgun sequence:
- the RAD51AP2 gene encoding RAD51-associated protein 2 — protein MSLTQPTPRVAALRRPAYSLPPPGDPDSQPPSSKRLCLEETGGVSEAGWRLPLVPRLSEVEKAWELSPRPFKAFLVSPNAIFDNSTDSCVEKSVSGEETRTLGCQNSKFQMDGCLQSPPSQNLGSDFRAPRRASEPDLHDREAFSVHGSDRAKAEVSQLLPDASIRDVHAVKLDGKQHLVRGRDNIQKDNSYIRHTENPFLDVTFYKETKSTFHELKNRRKADSVMPSNKKENNISSSTLKILKSQNQPGFEIAKPSYFRDSSTISVPEFPKDLNSKMSSVYLKEIAKKRNDKNEAYVRDFTNIYRSQNRPDVKQKLQDDKKIVDTENIFPECYESNHPSLRSQNTCVKKKDLINSKYYNSSSIKCDVRDLKKNFIIILENANWEEAETCLDSYIPTRLEKSQSWDCNIRHVLRQNRENCWITNNYKTKCENMKKTGDKLNWLPLLEIDLSSKEDYHCTKVVNAREGKAKPLMMEMLGSQKALIKIIWLNDKGENNMLQLRYDNTQKNFHLSNSFENFITEIFYFLKSISGNQKDNNILTWYKILKCKKQISVQSLITRNTNININNDILRICLQTSVSEPLNTILKTNVAFLLSNFDFLMRIENDFQLEEECIFKWIVYLNYPKSMMVENHTAYLVKILSLEESRLLEDNIKPMLKKRKLLNTEQIFKESKEKNINSFSMTTKNVRSPIFETYEKNPLLMDFDDMEEITYNNMNCSEQFKNVENLAHCSSNIIKTHVKSGPHIMWNNHGYFNEKNCEVNMHNQDLDTERNQEHNKINSFNSKCIFEDFCNVRQQVIPARDDIIHSEQINTMTITQKLNFGNLLSEIEGKKYDLILKEEVQVTAQSLANSFPVPKNIKVEKEEKDSFFQMDGMFSVQSVSLMSKKINVEETKYAIQNYIADRNEYESILQESELANLKHCHLKNDSTLCVNHQFETGLSEGNNECFQDLTAKCLPTEALTIGKDFEMKSQFDLVLEELHMFHEISKEIETLSTVETNNGQGKYFGENNDVEAVKTETEKDLKMVAVNKICASSSVCDTTADPNMHKRHQSLFKWKIVPNNGEQEVPHEYWRPRTSEEKLVYSTPGEDCEKTLPERTASFPDEFKEKTSNYLLRGGSHFSYGISRIQPLKTCSLPIRIGLSRKARLKQLHPYLK, from the exons ATGTCGCTCACGCAGCCCACGCCGCGTGTGGCCGCACTCAGGAGGCCCGCCTACTCTTTGCCGCCTCCTGGGGACCCAGATTCCCAACCACCCAGTAGCAAGCGTCTCTGTCTTGAGGAGACCGGTGGTGTCTCTGAGGCGGGGTGGCGGCTGCCTTTGGTGCCCCGCTTGTCTGAGGTGGAAAAAGCCTGGGAGTTGTCGCCCAGACCCTTCAAGGCGTTCCTTGTTTCACCAAATGCGATTTTTGATAACTCCACAGATTCGTGTGTGGAGAAGTCAGTCAGTGGGGAGGAGACGCGTACTTTAGGATGCCAAAATTCCAAATTCCAAATGGATGGCTGTTTGCAGTCTCCTCCCTCACAAAATTTAGGTTCTGATTTCAGGGCCCCCAGAAGGGCTTCTGAACCAGACCTTCATGACAGAGAGGCTTTCAGCGTGCACGGCAGTGACAGAGCCAAAGCAGAAGTTAGTCAGCTTCTGCCCGACGCCTCCATACGCGACGTACATGCAGTTAAACTCGATGGAAAACAACACTTAGTCCGAGGAAGAGACAATATTCAGAAAGACAATAGTTatataagacatacagaaaatcCATTTTTAGATGTTACCTTTTACAAGGAAACTAAATCAACATTTCATGAACTTAAGAACAGACGTAAAGCTGACAGTGTTATGccatcaaataaaaaagaaaataacatttcatcATCTACactaaaaatactaaaatctcAGAACCAGCCCGGCTTCGAAATTGCCAAACCCAGCTATTTTAGAGATAGCAGCACAATAAGTGTTCCTGAGTTTCCAAAGGATTTAAATAGCAAAATGTCCTCTGTCTATTTAaaggaaatagcaaagaaaaggaatgacAAAAACGAGGCATATGTTAGggatttcacaaacatttaccGTTCCCAAAATAGACCTGATGTTAAGCAAAAGTTACAGGATGATAAAAAAATTGtagacacagaaaatatttttcctgaatgTTATGAAAGTAACCACCCATCACTCAGAAGCCAAAATACTTGTGTGAAGAAAAAAGACTTGATCAATTCAAAATACTATAACTCCAGTAGTATCAAGTGTGATGTAAGAGACCttaaaaagaatttcattataatactagaaaatgcaaattggGAGGAAGCAGAAACCTGCTTGGACAGTTACATACCTACCAGGTTGGAAAAATCTCAAAGCTGGGATTGTAACATTAGACATGTTTTGAGACAAAATAGGGAAAATTGTTGGATTACAAATAATTATAAGActaaatgtgaaaatatgaaaaaaactgGAGATAAATTGAATTGGCTACCGTTATTAGAAATAGACCTTTCAAGCAAGGAAGATTACCACTGTACAAAAGTTGTGAATGCACgtgaaggaaaagcaaaacctCTCATGATGGAAATGTTGGGTAGTCAAAaagctttaataaaaattatttggttaaatgataaaggagaaaataacatgCTGCAGTTGAGATATGATAATACACAGAAAAACTTTCATTTAAGCAACAGTTTTGAAAATTTCAtcacagaaattttttatttccttaaaagtatttcaggaaatcaaaaagataataatattttaacctggtataaaattttgaaatgcaaaaaGCAAATTAGTGTTCAAAGTCTAATAACCAGAAATACGAATATCAATATAAACAATGACATTTTACGCATATGTTTACAAACCAGTGTTTCAGAACCTTTAAATACCATATTGAAAACCAATGTAGCTTTTTTGCTCAGTAACTTTGACTTTCTAATGAGaattgaaaatgattttcaattaGAAGAGGAATGCATTTTCAAATGGATAGTGTATTTGAATTATCCAAAAAGTATGATGGTGGAAAATCATACTGCATATCTAGTAAAGATTTTAAGTCTTGAAGAATCAAGACTATTAGAAGATAATATAAAACCtatgctaaagaaaagaaagctgcTTAACACTGAACAAATTTTCAAAGAATccaaggaaaaaaacattaattccTTTAGtatgacaactaaaaatgtacgTTCTCCAATTtttgaaacatatgaaaaaaatcctcttttAATGGACTTTGATGACATGGAAGaaattacttataataatatGAATTGTTCTGAGCAATTTAAGAATGTGGAAAATTTGGCTCACTGTAGTTCTAATATCATTAAAACACATGTTAAGTCTGGTCCTCATATTATGTGGAACAACCatggatattttaatgaaaaaaattgtgaagTAAATATGCACAACCAAGATTTGGATACTGAAAGAAATCAGGAACATAATAAGATCAATAGCTTTAATTCTAAGTGCATATTTGAAGATTTCTGCAATGTTAGACAACAGGTCATACCAGCAAGGGATGACATAATACACAGTGAGCAGATCAATACAATGACAATAACTCAAAAGCTAAATTTTGGGAACTTGCTAAGtgaaatagagggaaaaaaatatgacTTAATTTTGAAGGAGGAAGTACAAGTCACAGCACAAAGTTTAGCAAACAGTTTCCCGGTTcccaaaaatattaaagtagaaaaggaagagaaagatagcttttttcagaTGGATGGCATGTTTTCTGTACAGTCAGTTTCATTaatgagtaagaaaataaatgtggaagaaaCTAAATATGCTATTCAAAATTACATAGCTGACAGAAATGAATATGAGAGTATTTTGCAAGAAAGTGAGTTAGCTAATTTAAAGCATTGTCATCTGAAGAATGACTCTACATTGTGTGTTAATCATCAGTTTGAAACTGGTTTGAGTGAAGGGAACAATGAATGTTTTCAGGACTTAACTGCTAAATGTTTACCAACAGAAGCTCTGACAATAGGAAAAGATTTTGAGATGAAGAGTCAGTTTGATTTAGTACTTGAAGAACTTCACATGTTTCATGAAATTAGTAAGGAAATTGAAACTCTGAGCACCGTGGAAACAAACAATGGACAAGGAAAGTACTTTGGAGAAAATAATGATGTTGAGGCAgtaaaaacagagacagaaaaagatttgaaaatggTTGCAGTCAACAAAATATGTGCATCTTCCTCAGTCTGTGATACTACGGCAGATCCTAACATGCATAAAAGACACCAAagtttatttaaatggaaaatagttCCCAATAATGGAGAACAGGAAGTTCCTCATGAGTACTGGCGTCCAAGAACATCAGAGGAAAAATTAGTTTATTCTACTCCAGGAGAAG ATTGTGAAAAAACTTTACCTGAAAGAACTGCTTCTTTTCCTgatgaatttaaagaaaagactTCTAATTATTTACTGAGAGGAG GAAGTCACTTTTCATATGGGATTTCAAGAATACAACCTCTTAAGACATGCAGTCTGCCAATCAGGATTGGCTTATCAAGAAAAGCAAGGCTTAAACAACTTCATCCTTATCTGAAATAA